From the genome of Ictalurus punctatus breed USDA103 chromosome 28, Coco_2.0, whole genome shotgun sequence, one region includes:
- the abl1 gene encoding tyrosine-protein kinase ABL1 isoform X2, giving the protein MKMLEICLKLVGCKSKKGLSSSSYNLTREALQRPDFEPSGLSEAARWNSKENLLAGPSENDPNLFLALYDFVASGDNTLSITKGEKLRVLGYNHNGEWCEAQSKNGQGWVPSNYITPVNSLEKHSWYHGPVSRNAAEYLLSSGINGSFLVRESESSPGQRSISLRYEGRVYHYRINTASDGKLYVSSESRFNTLAELVHHHSTVADGLITTLHYPAPKRNKPTIYGVSPNYDKWEMERTDITMKHKLGGGQYGEVYEGVWKKYNLTVAVKTLKEDTMEVEEFLKEAAVMKEIKHPNLVQLLGVCTREPPFYIITEFMTHGNLLDYLRECNREEVNAVVLLYMATQISSAMEYLEKKNFIHRDLAARNCLVGENHLVKVADFGLSRLMTGDTYTAHAGAKFPIKWTAPESLAYNKFSIKSDVWAFGVLLWEIATYGMSPYPGIDLSQVYELLEKDYRMDRPEGCPEKVYELMRACWKWNPAERPSFAETHQAFETMFQESSISDEVEKELGKKGKKLTLGSIQQAPELPTKTRTIRRPMEKDGDSPDGAEAEVAVSPMLPRKERLIVDSNLNEEPKSKTSLNPLISLIKKKKKTAPTPPTRSSSFRHPRDDFNNGSSFNDATLGIDPSKFLCLNNNGAGGVSNGAPAYPGQVFPPHPRKKGTQGTSSVGRLATTPPGEEDLSNSKRFQRSSSASSMPPGSDRTEWKSVTLPRDVQSRHFDSSTLGSKPALPRKSTPRGGTLTPPPRLSKKAEDALDEVFKDSESSPGSSPQTLTPKLGHRPQTQSENSKTSAFQADLLKSNALSALGAAGEECRARRHKQPLDISGQREKDRGKFPKSKPAPPPPPPSSVKSGKVSRSPTQDLTADAKVKVSLDLSPSGSDQARSFLPQESTKKLSTSKAQPSKTAPTSPTSQPLGVVASSPAGDQGLATAFIPLVTTRRSLRKTRQNERIPNSTITREMVLESTELLRAAISRNSEQTGSHNAVLEAGNNLSKYCLSYVDSIQQMRNKFAFREAINKLENSLRELQICPTATGGASTPQDFTKLLSSVKEISDIVQSALGLGFDRRASVHFL; this is encoded by the exons atgaaaatgttgGAAATCTGTCTGAAATTGGTGGGGTGCAAATCAAAAAAAGGCCTTTCATCTTCCAGCTATAACCTTACCAGAG aagctCTTCAGCGACCGGACTTTGAGCCCTCTGGTCTGTCTGAGGCGGCGCGCTGGAACTCCAAAGAGAACCTGTTGGCAGGACCTAGTGAAAATGACCCCAATCTGTTTCTAGCACTGTACGACTTTGTTGCGAGTGGTGACAACACGCTCAGCATCACTAAAG GAGAGAAGCTGCGAGTGCTAGGTTACAATCACAATGGCGAGTGGTGTGAAGCGCAGTCCAAGAACGGTCAGGGCTGGGTGCCCAGCAACTACATCACTCCCGTCAACAGTCTGGAGAAGCACAGCTGGTACCACGGGCCGGTGTCCCGCAACGCTGCCGAGTACCTGCTCAGCAGCGGCATCAACGGCAGCTTCCTGgtgcgagagagcgagagcagtCCAGGCCAGCGGTCCATCTCACTACGCTACGAGGGTCGAGTCTACCACTACCGCATCAACACGGCTTCTGACGGCAAG CTCTATGTATCGTCAGAGAGTCGTTTCAACACACTGGCCGAGTTGGTGCATCACCATTCCACCGTCGCGGATGGCCTCATTACGACACTACACTACCCAGCGCCCAAACGTAACAAGCCCACGATCTACGGCGTCTCGCCAAACTACGACAAGTGGGAGATGGAGCGCACGGACATTACTATGAAACACAAGCTGGGCGGAGGCCAGTATGGAGAGGTCTACGAGGGAGTGTGGAAAAAGTACAATCTCACCGTCGCTGTCAAAACACTAAAG GAGGACACAATGGAGGTAGAAGAGTTCCTAAAGGAGGCGGCAGTCATGAAAGAAATCAAACATCCCAATTTGGTCCAACTATTAG GTGTTTGCACACGGGAGCCACCCTTCTACATCATCACTGAGTTCATGACCCACGGTAACCTGCTGGACTACCTGCGTGAGTGTAACCGCGAGGAGGTCAACGCCGTGGTGCTGCTCTACATGGCCACTCAGATTTCCTCTGCAATGGAGTACTTGGAGAAGAAGAATTTTATTCACAG GGACTTGGCTGCCCGCAACTGCTTGGTCGGGGAGAACCACTTGGTGAAGGTAGCAGATTTTGGTTTGAGTCGTCTGATGACGGGAGACACATACACAGCTCACGCCGGAGCCAAGTTTCCTATCAAATGGACTGCACCAGAAAGCCTGGCATATAATAAATTCTCGATCAAATCAGATGTATGGG CTTTTGGAGTGCTGCTATGGGAGATTGCCACCTATGGGATGTCCCCATACCCTGGGATTGATTTGTCCCAGGTATATGAGCTACTTGAGAAGGACTATCGCATGGACAGACCTGAGGGATGCCCAGAGAAGGTCTATGAACTAATGAGAGCCT GTTGGAAATGGAACCCAGCAGAGAGGCCGTCCTTTGCCGAGACCCACCAAGCGTTTGAAACTATGTTTCAGGAATCCAGCATCTCAGACG AGGTGGAGAAAGAATTGGGGAAGAAGGGTAAAAAGCTGACACTTGGCTCCATACAGCAGGCCCCGGAGCTACCGACCAAAACTAGGACGATACGCAGACCCATGGAGAAAGATGGAGACAGCCCAG ACGGTGCGGAGGCAGAGGTAGCGGTGTCGCCGATGCTTCCTCGAAAAGAGAGGCTTATAGTAGATAGCAATCTAAACGAGGAACCAAAATCGAAGACCAGCCTCAACCCCTTGATCAGCTtaatcaaaaagaaaaagaaaaccgcTCCGACCCCTCCAACACGCAGCAGTTCCTTTAGGCACCCCAGGGATGATTTTAACAATGGCTCTTCGTTTAATGACGCCACGCTAGGCATCGACCCTTCGAAGTTCCTCTGCCTCAATAATAATGGAGCTGGAGGTGTCAGCAACGGAGCACCCGCATATCCGGGTCAGGTGTTTCCTCCACACCCGCGGAAAAAGGGCACACAAGGAACTTCCAGTGTTGGGAGACTCGCTACGACGCCCCCGGGTGAGGAAGATCTGTCCAACTCAAAGCGCTTTCAGAGGTCCTCATCAGCCTCCAGCATGCCCCCAGGGTCAGACCGCACAGAGTGGAAGTCGGTCACACTCCCCCGTGATGTGCAGTCTCGCCACTTCGACTCGAGCACCTTGGGAAGCAAGCCTGCCCTGCCTCGCAAGAGCACACCACGCGGTGGCACTCTTACCCCACCCCCACGCCTGTCCAAGAAGGCCGAAGACGCTTTAGACGAGGTTTTTAAGGATAGTGAATCTAGTCCCGGATCAAGCCCCCAGACGCTGACCCCCAAGTTGGGTCATCGGCCGCAAACGCAGAGCGAAAACTCCAAAACTAGTGCCTTCCAAGCAGACCTGCTTAAATCGAACGCACTCTCTGCCCTCGGAGCGGCTGGGGAGGAGTGCAGAGCACGCAGACACAAACAACCTCTAGATATCTCGGGTCAGCGAGAGAAGGATAGGGGGAAGTTTCCAAAGTCCAAGCcagctcctcctccacctccaccctcgAGTGTCAAATCTGGGAAGGTTTCACGGAGCCCCACGCAAGACCTAACCGCTGACGCTAAAGTCAAAGTCAGCCTTGACCTAAGTCCCTCTGGCTCTGATCAAGCCAGGTCCTTCTTGCCCCAGGAAAGTACCAAAAAACTTAGCACCTCAAAAGCACAGCCATCAAAGACCGCACCCACTTCTCCGACCAGTCAGCCACTGGGAGTAGTGGCCAGCTCACCTGCTGGAGATCAGGGCTTGGCTACGGCTTTCATCCCGCTTGTGACTACACGCCGCTCTTTGAGGAAAACGCGTCAGAACGAACGTATTCCCAACTCGACCATCACACGAGAGATGGTCCTGGAGAGCACAGAGCTTCTGCGTGCTGCCATCAGCAGGAACTCTGAGCAAACAGGCAGTCATAATGCGGTTTTGGAGGCTGGCAACAACCTGTCCAAGTACTGCCTGAGCTACGTGGACTCCATACAGCAGATGAGGAACAAGTTTGCATTCCGTGAGGCCATTAACAAGCTGGAGAACAGCCTGAGGGAGCTGCAGATCTGCCCTACAGCCACTGGGGGCGCTAGCACACCACAAGACTTCACCAAGCTCCTATCCTCTGTCAAGGAGATTAGTGACATTGTCCAGAG CGCTCTCGGATTGGGATTTGACAGAAGAGCTTCGGTTCATTTTCTATAG
- the abl1 gene encoding tyrosine-protein kinase ABL1 isoform X1, translating into MGQQPGKFVGDQRRPSLPALNFIKSGGKRDSSRHGPQPCNVFAVHEALQRPDFEPSGLSEAARWNSKENLLAGPSENDPNLFLALYDFVASGDNTLSITKGEKLRVLGYNHNGEWCEAQSKNGQGWVPSNYITPVNSLEKHSWYHGPVSRNAAEYLLSSGINGSFLVRESESSPGQRSISLRYEGRVYHYRINTASDGKLYVSSESRFNTLAELVHHHSTVADGLITTLHYPAPKRNKPTIYGVSPNYDKWEMERTDITMKHKLGGGQYGEVYEGVWKKYNLTVAVKTLKEDTMEVEEFLKEAAVMKEIKHPNLVQLLGVCTREPPFYIITEFMTHGNLLDYLRECNREEVNAVVLLYMATQISSAMEYLEKKNFIHRDLAARNCLVGENHLVKVADFGLSRLMTGDTYTAHAGAKFPIKWTAPESLAYNKFSIKSDVWAFGVLLWEIATYGMSPYPGIDLSQVYELLEKDYRMDRPEGCPEKVYELMRACWKWNPAERPSFAETHQAFETMFQESSISDEVEKELGKKGKKLTLGSIQQAPELPTKTRTIRRPMEKDGDSPDGAEAEVAVSPMLPRKERLIVDSNLNEEPKSKTSLNPLISLIKKKKKTAPTPPTRSSSFRHPRDDFNNGSSFNDATLGIDPSKFLCLNNNGAGGVSNGAPAYPGQVFPPHPRKKGTQGTSSVGRLATTPPGEEDLSNSKRFQRSSSASSMPPGSDRTEWKSVTLPRDVQSRHFDSSTLGSKPALPRKSTPRGGTLTPPPRLSKKAEDALDEVFKDSESSPGSSPQTLTPKLGHRPQTQSENSKTSAFQADLLKSNALSALGAAGEECRARRHKQPLDISGQREKDRGKFPKSKPAPPPPPPSSVKSGKVSRSPTQDLTADAKVKVSLDLSPSGSDQARSFLPQESTKKLSTSKAQPSKTAPTSPTSQPLGVVASSPAGDQGLATAFIPLVTTRRSLRKTRQNERIPNSTITREMVLESTELLRAAISRNSEQTGSHNAVLEAGNNLSKYCLSYVDSIQQMRNKFAFREAINKLENSLRELQICPTATGGASTPQDFTKLLSSVKEISDIVQSALGLGFDRRASVHFL; encoded by the exons aagctCTTCAGCGACCGGACTTTGAGCCCTCTGGTCTGTCTGAGGCGGCGCGCTGGAACTCCAAAGAGAACCTGTTGGCAGGACCTAGTGAAAATGACCCCAATCTGTTTCTAGCACTGTACGACTTTGTTGCGAGTGGTGACAACACGCTCAGCATCACTAAAG GAGAGAAGCTGCGAGTGCTAGGTTACAATCACAATGGCGAGTGGTGTGAAGCGCAGTCCAAGAACGGTCAGGGCTGGGTGCCCAGCAACTACATCACTCCCGTCAACAGTCTGGAGAAGCACAGCTGGTACCACGGGCCGGTGTCCCGCAACGCTGCCGAGTACCTGCTCAGCAGCGGCATCAACGGCAGCTTCCTGgtgcgagagagcgagagcagtCCAGGCCAGCGGTCCATCTCACTACGCTACGAGGGTCGAGTCTACCACTACCGCATCAACACGGCTTCTGACGGCAAG CTCTATGTATCGTCAGAGAGTCGTTTCAACACACTGGCCGAGTTGGTGCATCACCATTCCACCGTCGCGGATGGCCTCATTACGACACTACACTACCCAGCGCCCAAACGTAACAAGCCCACGATCTACGGCGTCTCGCCAAACTACGACAAGTGGGAGATGGAGCGCACGGACATTACTATGAAACACAAGCTGGGCGGAGGCCAGTATGGAGAGGTCTACGAGGGAGTGTGGAAAAAGTACAATCTCACCGTCGCTGTCAAAACACTAAAG GAGGACACAATGGAGGTAGAAGAGTTCCTAAAGGAGGCGGCAGTCATGAAAGAAATCAAACATCCCAATTTGGTCCAACTATTAG GTGTTTGCACACGGGAGCCACCCTTCTACATCATCACTGAGTTCATGACCCACGGTAACCTGCTGGACTACCTGCGTGAGTGTAACCGCGAGGAGGTCAACGCCGTGGTGCTGCTCTACATGGCCACTCAGATTTCCTCTGCAATGGAGTACTTGGAGAAGAAGAATTTTATTCACAG GGACTTGGCTGCCCGCAACTGCTTGGTCGGGGAGAACCACTTGGTGAAGGTAGCAGATTTTGGTTTGAGTCGTCTGATGACGGGAGACACATACACAGCTCACGCCGGAGCCAAGTTTCCTATCAAATGGACTGCACCAGAAAGCCTGGCATATAATAAATTCTCGATCAAATCAGATGTATGGG CTTTTGGAGTGCTGCTATGGGAGATTGCCACCTATGGGATGTCCCCATACCCTGGGATTGATTTGTCCCAGGTATATGAGCTACTTGAGAAGGACTATCGCATGGACAGACCTGAGGGATGCCCAGAGAAGGTCTATGAACTAATGAGAGCCT GTTGGAAATGGAACCCAGCAGAGAGGCCGTCCTTTGCCGAGACCCACCAAGCGTTTGAAACTATGTTTCAGGAATCCAGCATCTCAGACG AGGTGGAGAAAGAATTGGGGAAGAAGGGTAAAAAGCTGACACTTGGCTCCATACAGCAGGCCCCGGAGCTACCGACCAAAACTAGGACGATACGCAGACCCATGGAGAAAGATGGAGACAGCCCAG ACGGTGCGGAGGCAGAGGTAGCGGTGTCGCCGATGCTTCCTCGAAAAGAGAGGCTTATAGTAGATAGCAATCTAAACGAGGAACCAAAATCGAAGACCAGCCTCAACCCCTTGATCAGCTtaatcaaaaagaaaaagaaaaccgcTCCGACCCCTCCAACACGCAGCAGTTCCTTTAGGCACCCCAGGGATGATTTTAACAATGGCTCTTCGTTTAATGACGCCACGCTAGGCATCGACCCTTCGAAGTTCCTCTGCCTCAATAATAATGGAGCTGGAGGTGTCAGCAACGGAGCACCCGCATATCCGGGTCAGGTGTTTCCTCCACACCCGCGGAAAAAGGGCACACAAGGAACTTCCAGTGTTGGGAGACTCGCTACGACGCCCCCGGGTGAGGAAGATCTGTCCAACTCAAAGCGCTTTCAGAGGTCCTCATCAGCCTCCAGCATGCCCCCAGGGTCAGACCGCACAGAGTGGAAGTCGGTCACACTCCCCCGTGATGTGCAGTCTCGCCACTTCGACTCGAGCACCTTGGGAAGCAAGCCTGCCCTGCCTCGCAAGAGCACACCACGCGGTGGCACTCTTACCCCACCCCCACGCCTGTCCAAGAAGGCCGAAGACGCTTTAGACGAGGTTTTTAAGGATAGTGAATCTAGTCCCGGATCAAGCCCCCAGACGCTGACCCCCAAGTTGGGTCATCGGCCGCAAACGCAGAGCGAAAACTCCAAAACTAGTGCCTTCCAAGCAGACCTGCTTAAATCGAACGCACTCTCTGCCCTCGGAGCGGCTGGGGAGGAGTGCAGAGCACGCAGACACAAACAACCTCTAGATATCTCGGGTCAGCGAGAGAAGGATAGGGGGAAGTTTCCAAAGTCCAAGCcagctcctcctccacctccaccctcgAGTGTCAAATCTGGGAAGGTTTCACGGAGCCCCACGCAAGACCTAACCGCTGACGCTAAAGTCAAAGTCAGCCTTGACCTAAGTCCCTCTGGCTCTGATCAAGCCAGGTCCTTCTTGCCCCAGGAAAGTACCAAAAAACTTAGCACCTCAAAAGCACAGCCATCAAAGACCGCACCCACTTCTCCGACCAGTCAGCCACTGGGAGTAGTGGCCAGCTCACCTGCTGGAGATCAGGGCTTGGCTACGGCTTTCATCCCGCTTGTGACTACACGCCGCTCTTTGAGGAAAACGCGTCAGAACGAACGTATTCCCAACTCGACCATCACACGAGAGATGGTCCTGGAGAGCACAGAGCTTCTGCGTGCTGCCATCAGCAGGAACTCTGAGCAAACAGGCAGTCATAATGCGGTTTTGGAGGCTGGCAACAACCTGTCCAAGTACTGCCTGAGCTACGTGGACTCCATACAGCAGATGAGGAACAAGTTTGCATTCCGTGAGGCCATTAACAAGCTGGAGAACAGCCTGAGGGAGCTGCAGATCTGCCCTACAGCCACTGGGGGCGCTAGCACACCACAAGACTTCACCAAGCTCCTATCCTCTGTCAAGGAGATTAGTGACATTGTCCAGAG CGCTCTCGGATTGGGATTTGACAGAAGAGCTTCGGTTCATTTTCTATAG
- the rab14l gene encoding RAB14, member RAS oncogene family, like isoform X1 → MATAPYNYSYIFKYIIIGDMGVGKSCLLHQFTEKKFMADCPHTIGVEFGTRIIEVSGQKIKLQIWDTAGQERFRAVTRSYYRGAAGALMVYDITRRSTYNHLSSWLTDARNLTNPNTVIILIGNKADLEAQRDVTYEEAKQFAEENGLLFLEASAKTGENVEDAFLEAAKKIYQNIQDGSLDLNAAESGVQHKPSAPQGGRLTSEAQPQRGACGC, encoded by the exons ATGGCCACCGCACCGTACAACTACTcgtacatttttaaatacatcatcaTCG GGGACATGGGGGTAGGCAAGTCATGTTTGCTTCACCAGTTCACGGAAAAGAAAT TCATGGCCGACTGCCCCCACACAATCGGCGTGGAGTTCGGAACGAGGATCATCGAGGTGAGCGGGCAGAAGATCAAGCTGCAGATCTGGGACACGGCAGGGCAGGAGCGCTTCAGAGCCGTGACACGCAGCTATTACCGGGGTGCTGCCGGAGCGCTCATGGTGTACGACATCACCAG GAGAAGCACGTATAACCATCTCAGTAGCTGGCTTACGGATGCCAGGAACCTCACCAACCCCAATACT gtgatCATTCTCATAGGTAACAAAGCAGACCTGGAAGCTCAGCGAGATGTGACGTATGAAGAAGCCAAGCAGTTCGCTGAGGAGAACG GTTTGCTGTTTCTGGAAGCCAGTGCAAAAAC aGGCGAGAATGTGGAGGATGCTTTCCTGGAGGCGGCGAAAAAGATTTACCAGAACATTCAGGACGGCAGCCTGGACCTGAACGCGGCCGAATCAGGGGTCCAGCACAAGCCGTCTGCCCCGCAGGGCGGCAGGCTAACCAGCGAAGCACAGCCTCAGAGGGGAGCATGTGGCTGCTAA
- the rab14l gene encoding RAB14, member RAS oncogene family, like isoform X2 produces MVGFPHSFGHVVEFSTGHCVMADCPHTIGVEFGTRIIEVSGQKIKLQIWDTAGQERFRAVTRSYYRGAAGALMVYDITRRSTYNHLSSWLTDARNLTNPNTVIILIGNKADLEAQRDVTYEEAKQFAEENGLLFLEASAKTGENVEDAFLEAAKKIYQNIQDGSLDLNAAESGVQHKPSAPQGGRLTSEAQPQRGACGC; encoded by the exons atggtcgggtTTCCACATTCTTTTGGCCACGTAGTTGAATTTTCCACTGGACACTGTG TCATGGCCGACTGCCCCCACACAATCGGCGTGGAGTTCGGAACGAGGATCATCGAGGTGAGCGGGCAGAAGATCAAGCTGCAGATCTGGGACACGGCAGGGCAGGAGCGCTTCAGAGCCGTGACACGCAGCTATTACCGGGGTGCTGCCGGAGCGCTCATGGTGTACGACATCACCAG GAGAAGCACGTATAACCATCTCAGTAGCTGGCTTACGGATGCCAGGAACCTCACCAACCCCAATACT gtgatCATTCTCATAGGTAACAAAGCAGACCTGGAAGCTCAGCGAGATGTGACGTATGAAGAAGCCAAGCAGTTCGCTGAGGAGAACG GTTTGCTGTTTCTGGAAGCCAGTGCAAAAAC aGGCGAGAATGTGGAGGATGCTTTCCTGGAGGCGGCGAAAAAGATTTACCAGAACATTCAGGACGGCAGCCTGGACCTGAACGCGGCCGAATCAGGGGTCCAGCACAAGCCGTCTGCCCCGCAGGGCGGCAGGCTAACCAGCGAAGCACAGCCTCAGAGGGGAGCATGTGGCTGCTAA